In Arachis stenosperma cultivar V10309 chromosome 1, arast.V10309.gnm1.PFL2, whole genome shotgun sequence, one DNA window encodes the following:
- the LOC130968927 gene encoding uncharacterized protein LOC130968927: protein MEARDSSTSPSSTAANRDASSVTDADDAVFTVTVALSKDAALHFQSGKFADCVDVLNQLLQKKQDDPKVLHNIAITEFFRDGCSDPKKLLEVLNGIKRKSDELALASGEQGESVNNVGNKVVLGSRSHQFSGANSTNTMYADEFDSSVAMLNIAMIWFHLHDYAKTLSVLEPLFQNIEPIDETTALHICLLLLDASLACHDASKSADVLTYLEKAFGVSTMSQGDNGNSAQQQSANTMTKSTPVAINAPAADASSSDLGSGANVSENHLSRALSEDTLDYEAMMLDMGGPNLSRPMGPTSNDLSRALADRFSTIDLKLKLQLYKVRFLLLTRNLKLAKREVKLAMNIARGRDSSMALLLKSQLEYARGNHRKAIKLLMASSNRTDPAFSSIFNNNIGCIYHQLGKYQTSSLFFSKALNNCSSLRKDQPSKLATFSQDNSLLIIYNCGVQYLVSGKPLLAARCFQKASLVFYKQPLLWLRISECCLMALEKGLIGSSRVSSEKLEVGVCVVGTGKWRQLILGDHFPVGGDMGSSERDDCPSDDGRLKLSMTLARQCLLNALYLLDSSITNFVKSDLPSNSSVEETDTSEVLSSKNSNLKNLHGIDGKAFSVAVGIGQVNSNGDTKEQKGGAGQELVQNSLSYYEEVCRREHQLVKQAVLANLAYVELELDNPVKALAVAKSLLELPECSRIYVFLGHVYAAEALCLLNRPKEAAEHLSFYLSGGNNVELPFSQEDSEKWRVERTVEIEDLNGGSTAAKNLSAEQTQSIVFLKPEEARASIYANFAAMAAMQGEFEKASLLVTQALSILPNSPEATLTAVYVDLLLGKPQEALARLKRCSRIRFLPSGIKLNKSF from the exons ATGGAGGCTCGAGATTCGTCCACTTCGCCGTCCTCCACCGCCGCCAACCGTGACGCCTCCTCCGTCACAGATGCCGACGATGCCGTCTTCACTGTCACCGTCGCCCTCTCCAAGGATGCTGCCTTGCATTTTCAGTCTGGCAAGTTCGCTGACTGCGTCGACGTCTTGAACCAGCTCTTGCAGAAGAAGCAAGACGATCCCAAG GTACTTCATAATATTGCAATCACGGAATTCTTCCGTGATGGATGTTCAGACCCCAAAAAGTTGCTTGAAGTACTTAATGGCATCAAG AGAAAAAGTGACGAGCTTGCCCTGGCTTCTGGAGAACAAGGGGAATCAGTTAACAATGTTGGAAATAAAGTTGTTTTGGGATCCAGATCACATCAGTTTTCAGGTGCAAATAGCACCAATACAATGTATGCAGATGAATTCGACTCTTCTGTGGCAATGCTAAATATT GCCATGATCTGGTTCCATCTCCATGACTATGCAAAGACATTATCAGTTTTGGAACCCCTCTTTCAAAATATTGAACCCATAGATGAG ACAACAGCTCTACATATTTGCCTTCTGCTGCTTGATGCTAGCCTTGCTTGCCATGATGCATCAAAATCAGCT GACGTGTTGACTTATCTGGAAAAGGCATTTGGTGTTAGCACCATGAGTCAAGGTGACAATGGGAACTCTGCACAGCAGCAATCTGCAAATACAATGACAAAGTCTACACCTGTTGCCATTAATGCACCTGCTGCTGATGCATCCAGTTCAGATTTGGGGTCAGGTGCTAATGTCTCTGAAAATCATCTATCCAGAGCTCTATCTGAAGATACACTTGATTACGAAGCCATGATGTTGGATATGGGTGGACCAAATTTATCAAGGCCGATGGGTCCAACTTCAAATGATCTTTCAAGGGCTTTGGCTGATAGGTTTTCTACTATTGATTTAAAGCTCAAGTTGCAACTTTACAAGGTTCGGTTTCTGCTGCTGACTAGGAACTTGAAGCTAGCAAAACGTGAAGTCAAGCTAGCAATGAACATTGCACGTGGAAGAGATTCATCCATGGCTCTTCTTTTGAAATCTCAACTTGAATATGCTCGTGGTAACCACCGCAAAGCAATAAAGCTATTGATGGCATCAAGTAATCGGACAGACCCAGCATTTTCTAGCATTTTCAACAACAATATTGGGTGCATATATCATCAGCTTGGCAAATATCAGACGTCCTCATTATTCTTTTCAAAGGCATTAAATAATTGTTCATCCCTGCGGAAGGACCAACCCTCAAAGCTAGCCACTTTTTCCCAGGATAATTCTCTTCTTATCATTTACAATTGCGGTGTGCAGTACTTGGTCAGCGGGAAGCCACTACTTGCTGCTCGCTGTTTCCAAAAGGCAAGTTTGGTGTTTTACAAACAGCCTCTCTTGTGGCTCCGGATCTCAGAATGCTGTCTGATGGCTTTAGAAAAAGGCCTAATTGGATCAAGTCGGGTTTCTTCagagaagttggaagttggagTTTGTGTTGTAGGGACGGGAAAATGGAGGCAACTTATTTTGGGAGACCACTTTCCAGTTGGTGGAGATATGGGTTCATCTGAAAGGGACGATTGTCCTAGTGATGATGGACGGCTGAAGTTATCAATGACTCTTGCTCGGCAGTGCCTCTTGAATGCTCTGTACTTGCTGGACTCCAGTATTACAAATTTCGTGAAGTCTGATTTGCCATCGAATTCTTCTGTGGAGGAAACTGATACAAGTGAAGTGTTGTCTTCAAAGAATTCAAATCTTAAGAATTTACATGGCATCGATGGAAAGGCGTTTTCAGTAGCAGTAGGTATAGGTCAGGTTAATTCAAATGGGGACACAAAAGAACAAAAGGGAGGAGCTGGTCAGGAACTCGTGCAGAACTCCCTTTCCTATTATGAAGAAGTTTGTAGAAGAGAACATCAACTGGTTAAGCAAGCTGTTCTTGCTAATCTGGCGTATGTGGAGCTGGAATTGGACAACCCAGTGAAGGCACTGGCAGTTGCAAAATCTCTCCTAGAACTACCAGAATGTTCCAGAATTTATGTCTTTCTTGGGCATGTTTATGCAGCTGAGGCTCTCTGTTTGCTGAATAGACCAAAGGAAGCTGCCGAACACTTGTCATTTTATTTGTCTGGGGGAAACAATGTTGAATTACCTTTCAGTCAAGAGGACTCTGAGAAATGGCGAGTGGAGAGgacggttgaaattgaagaTTTAAATGGAGGGTCCACAGCAGCGAAGAATTTGTCTGCTGAGCAGACACAAAGTATTGTTTTCCTCAAGCCAGAGGAAGCGCGGGCATCCATTTATGCAAACTTTGCAGCAATGGCTGCAATGCAGGGTGAATTTGAGAAAGCCAGTTTGTTGGTTACGCAGGCATTATCCATACTCCCAAACTCCCCAGAAGCCACACTCACTGCAGTTTATGTGGATCTCTTGCTTGGTAAGCCACAGGAAGCCCTAGCCAGATTAAAACGATGTAGCCGCATTAGGTTCCTTCCTAGTggaataaaattgaataaatctTTTTGA
- the LOC130962764 gene encoding uncharacterized protein LOC130962764: protein MSNENEIGEIQLLVSSGDKSIKCSGYSSLLHFQEHSTLNPFSLHSLSLSSHSIVSSLISDISNHDEEIAAQALKCLGFMIYHPSIVSSLLPDDVNLVLESLSKLITTSKLKSACNLGVWCISVQQLGESCLATHFHSLLLAIVHALDNPMGSLSTTFEATQAVMKLCGQLSKQMRDSSHIWAPPIYRRLLSTDKREGDALERCLLKVKTSVIPPSLDLSKVLVKDMKLNLLSGMKKLLDKGMKIQVIQAWGWFIRMLGSHALKTRQLVNDSLKIPECTFTDLDPQVQIATLVAWEGLIDALVHCTMLDLNKNTPAKENHLQKQHSLERNNCDVQANGFSKSIRLIMTPLNGIMSSKCDISVHSSCLNTWCYLLHKLETSINEPSLIKMVLEPILKAIFQNGPDSKSIWLWGLGLDLLSDCISQKCRDVLCQSTNQFRDRISETGPSLSAKCSWKLHPIRWLPWDISQLDFFLSMISVLICQASRPTVTSDHRSLVYDAALKLFTYVLKGVKHDLESTSTNYDGIMLCLKSILTFIKNVCEDLCTDGTEKHDLYCISIRFIEVVTKELDSLILGSPLYKFSLDLKYIGGTQSGDRNEHLNFSVSRVSYMDKVSPMVYLIAVYFHMLDWLAMNSSQSDCKPQRSSEYFKFIFSSSDSPDNLLTFVGFLYKDVRPIHLKIWITLAEGLNGCARDPNCRSLRVAMSDSAAYSSICHLLIYPIVVHTETARLTLSNAGASSENYKVLLEKNPRLDLVIQTWISLYESLSASGFGCSTTTNFSGDLCTLLSRCLDDSIDMAESGIELHLKCNDIDLGILHLSGNFMMCILDHIQTSELVSETEISNTDRESKILCGIKNCLKLAARYMNLLMKTVVIDPLPGFVGTSRVSSALANFVSRLHWKQDILLFLEIISCPLLQWLSNMVNQDETTNEQLQHLWNEILSCLKRSQPPMNFGSALLRLHETLFEKTLDHPYPSISKPTITFWNSTFGQQVILDFPPNLLSVLDRLSRNGKLKLQKRSLPPLQKCHSSKEVSGTLPGYQVTATHNRTSKRIELVPDAQKDASPLSVKKRRLELTEHQKEVRRAQQGRERDSGGHGPGIRTYTNADFSQGLDESQESQEIRDSEAILQMLRKTI from the exons ATGTCCAATGAGAATGAGATCGGCGAAATCCAGCTCCTGGTTTCTTCTGGCGACAAATCCATCAAGTGCTCCGGCTACTCAAGCCTCCTCCATTTCCAGGAACATTCTACTCTCAATCCCTTTTCCCTCCACTCCCTCTCACTCTCCTCTCACTCCATCGTCTCTTCCCTAATCTCCGACATCTCCAACCACGACGAAGAAAT AGCTGCGCAAGCCTTGAAGTGCTTGGGCTTCATGATTTATCATCCTTCCATTGTGTCCTCACTTCTAC CGGATGATGTCAATTTGGTATTAGAGTCACTGTCCAAACTTATTACAACCTCTAAATTAAAG TCTGCTTGTAATTTAGGGGTATGGTGTATATCTGTTCAACAGTTAGGAGAATCGTGTCTTGCTACTCACTTCCATTCTTTGTTACTAGCAATTGTTCATGCCTTGGACAACCCAATGGGTTCTTTGTCAACAACATTTGAAGCTACCCAG GCTGTAATGAAGCTATGTGGTCAACTAAGTAAACAAATGAGAGACTCATCCCACATATGGGCTCCTCCAATATACAGAAGACTTCTCAGCACAGATAAGAGGGAAGGGGATGCCTTGGAACGATGTCTATTGAAGGTCAAAACTTCAGTCATTCCTCCTTCCTTGGATCTCTCGAAG GTTCTTGTCAAAGATATGAAGTTAAATTTGCTTAGTGGGATGAAGAAATTGTTAGATAAGGGTATGAAGATTCAAGTTATTCAAGCATGGGGATGGTTTATCCGAATGCTTGGATCACATGCTTTGAAGACTAGACAATTAGTTAATGACTCACTGAAAATTCCTGAATGTACATTTACAGACCTTGATCCTCAAGTTCAGATCGCTACACTG GTTGCTTGGGAAGGTCTTATCGATGCTCTTGTTCACTGCACAATGTTAGATCTCAATAAAAATACCCCAGCCAAGGAAAATCATCTTCAAAAACAACATTCATTAGAAAGGAACAATTGTGATGTCCAAGCAAATGGTTTTTCCAAGAGCATAAGACTAATAATGACCCCATTGAATGGCATTATGTCTAGTAAGTGTGATATATCAGTCCACTCATCGTGCTTGAATACATGGTGTTATTTGCTTCATAAGCTTGAAACTTCTATcaacgaaccctcattgataaAGATGGTATTAGAGCCTATTTTAAAAGCAATATTTCAGAATGGACCTGATAGCAAGAGCATCTGGTTGTGGGGGCTGGGCCTAGATCTGCTCAGTGATTGTATCTCACAGAAGTGTAGGGATGTCCTCTGCCAATCAACTAACCAGTTCAGAGATAGAATCTCTGAAACTGGGCCTTCTCTATCTGCCAAATGCTCTTGGAAGCTTCACCCAATTAGATGGCTGCCATGGGATATCAGTCAATTGGATTTTTTTCTTAGTATGATTTCTGTTCTCATTTGTCAAGCATCAAGACCAACAGTGACTTCTGATCATAGAAGTCTTGTTTATGATGCTGCCTTAAAGTTATTTACATATGTTTTAAAAGGAGTCAAACATGATTTGGAAAGTACATCTACCAATTATGATGGTATTATGTTGTGCTTGAAATCAATATTAACATTCATAAAAAATGTATGCGAGGATTTATGCACAGATGGCACTGAAAAGCATGATCTGTACTGCATTTCCATTCGGTTTATAGAAGTTGTCACAAAGGAATTAGATTCTTTGATCTTGGGATCTCCTCTCTACAAGTTTTCTTTAGACCTAAAGTACATTGGTGGCACACAATCAGGTGATCGCAATGAACACCTAAATTTTAGTGTCAGTCGTGTTTCTTATATGGATAAGGTTTCACCAATGGTTTATTTGATAGCGGTTTACTTCCATATGCTGGACTGGTTAGCAATGAATTCTTCTCAATCAGACTGCAAGCCGCAAAGAAGCTCTgaatattttaaattcatattttctTCAAGTGATTCCCCAGACAATCTACTTACTTTTGTTGGCTTCTTGTACAAAGATGTTCGACCAATTCACTTAAAAATATGGATAACATTGGCtgaaggattgaatggctgtgcaCGTGATCCAAACTGTAGGTCTCTACGGGTAGCCATGTCTGATAGTGCTGCATATTCTTCCATATGCCATCTTTTAATTTATCCCATTGTGGTACACACTGAAACTGCAAGATTGACCTTGTCAAATGCTGGTGCCTCTTCAGAGAATTATAAAGTATTACTAGAAAAAAACCCAAGGCTTGACCTTGTTATTCAAACATGGATATCGCTTTACGAATCTCTTAGTGCTTCAGGCTTCGGATGTTCAACAACCACCAATTTTTCTGGAGATCTGTGCACATTGTTAAGCAGGTGCCTTGATGATAGCATTGACATGGCTGAGAGCGGCATTGAACTTCATTTGAAATGCAATGATATTGATCTTGGTATCCTCCATTTATCTGGCAATTTCATGATGTGCATTCTTGACCACATTCAGACTTCAGAATTAGTTTCAGAAACAGAAATAAGTAACACTGACCGTGAGAGCAAAATTCTCTGTGGCATAAAGAACTGCTTAAAACTTGCTGCTAG GTATATGAATTTGTTGATGAAAACGGTGGTGATAGACCCACTGCCTGGTTTTGTTGGGACCTCAAG AGTATCTTCTGCATTAGCAAATTTCGTTAGCCGCCTTCACTGGAAGCAagatattcttctttttctggaG ATTATTTCCTGTCCACTACTTCAATGGCTATCAAATATGGTAAATCAGGATGAAACAACAAATGAGCAACTCCAACATCTGTGGAATGAAATTTTAAGTTGTTTAAAAAGAAGTCAACCTCCAATGAACTTTGGTTCCGCTTTACTCAGACTTCATGAAACCTTGTTTGAAAAAACTCTTGATCATCCATATCCCTCCATTTCAAAACCAACCATCACATTTTGGAATTCCACGTTTGGTCAACAAGTTATTCTGGATTTCCCACCGAATCTGCTCTCTGTCCTCGACAGACTATCTAGGAATGGGAAATTAAAACTCCAGAAGAGAAGCCTACCACCTCTTCAAAAATGTCATTCCTCTAAGGAAGTCAGTGGCACTCTGCCAGGATACCAGGTCACCGCAACACATAATAGGACATCTAAGAGAATTGAGTTAGTGCCGGACGCACAAAAAGATGCATCTCCTTTGAGTGTTAAGAAAAGGAGATTAGAACTGACTGAGCATCAAAAGGAAGTGAGGCGAGCGCAGCAAGGAAGGGAAAGGGATAGTGGAGGACATGGCCCTGGAATTAGAACTTACACTAATGCTGATTTCTCTCAAGGGCTTGATGAATCACAAGAAAGCCAGGAAATAAGAGACTCAGAAGCCATACTGCAGATGTTGAGGAAAACTATTTAG